Proteins encoded by one window of Leptospira stimsonii:
- the metH gene encoding methionine synthase: MTQKAQNYTNPKAKELISLLEKQILVIDGAMGTMIQRFPLTEDDFRGDVLKNHPHPLKGNNELLCLTRPDVIEAIHVKFLEAGANILETNTFSSNQVSQGDYKTEFLVADLNKAAVKCARNAIDTFKKSNPNHPCFLAGAIGPTTRTATLSPDVNNPAFRAVTFDDLVATFYEQARALVEAGVDLLLPETNIDTLNLKAAIFAIEQVFEDLQVRIPVCLSVTITDASGRTLSGQTVEAFYNSIAHAKPLSVGINCALGADEMRPYIEELSRVASCMISCYPNAGLPNAFGGYDQTPEEFGKYIQEFASSGWLNIAGGCCGTTPEHIAAAAKAVQGKKPRVIPQIPEVTRLSGLEPLNITPDKGFLLVGERTNVTGSPRFKKLIIEGNFEEAVSVALQQVEAGANIIDINFDEALLDGEASMRHFLNLIAGEPDIAKVPFMIDSSKWTVLEEGLKCIQGKPIVNSISLKEGEEKFLEHARKIQRYGAAAIVMAFDEQGQAATKDEKVRICKRAYDLLVTKADFNPVDIIFDPNILTVATGIEEHNNYAMDFIDAIREIKKLCPGAKVSGGLSNVSFSFRGNNPVREAMHSVFLYYAIQAGMDMAIVNAGMLAVYEEIPKDLLVYVEDVILNRRPDATERLVEFAESVKSGDKAEKKEETWREGTSVEERLSHALVKGIVEYIDQDTEEARLKYGRPLTVIEGPLMDGMKIVGELFGAGKMFLPQVVKSARVMKKSVAYLLPFMEEEKKNNQDTSSRPKFLIATVKGDVHDIGKNIVGVVLACNNYEVIDLGVMVPADKILEEARKHNASIIGLSGLITPSLDEMVHVASEMKRTGFSVPLLIGGATTSSAHTAVKIAPAYDQPVVHVVDASRVVNVVNQLLHPDLNEAYSQKIKEDQLAARENYFNTRAERKLVSLDQARENKEVIDWSTTQIDKPAFTGIKVFDEEVSLETLIPFIDWTPFFTAWELKGRYPAILESESTGKQARELFSDAQKLMKKITNEKLFRTKGVIGIFPANSVGDDIEVYEDEFRSNLLTVFHTLRQQIQKEDAKEPNYCLADYVAPKESGRIDYIGGFAVTTGHGVEEFAKEFEKNLDDYNSIMAKALGDRFAEAFAEYIHYKVRKEYWGYAKDENLSPEDLIRERYRGIRPAAGYPASPDHTEKRVLFDLLEAEKNTGITLTEHFAMWPASSVSGLYFAHPQSKYFAVAKISRDQIEEYAKRKGMTIEETERWLAPNLAYDPLAVSIAR; encoded by the coding sequence ATGACTCAGAAAGCTCAGAACTACACAAACCCAAAAGCAAAAGAACTCATTTCCCTTCTCGAAAAACAAATCCTAGTCATCGATGGAGCGATGGGAACGATGATCCAAAGATTCCCTTTGACAGAAGACGACTTCAGGGGGGACGTTTTAAAAAATCATCCTCATCCTCTCAAAGGGAACAATGAGCTTCTTTGTTTGACAAGACCGGATGTGATCGAAGCGATTCACGTAAAATTTTTGGAAGCAGGGGCGAACATCCTTGAAACGAACACATTTAGTTCCAACCAAGTTTCTCAGGGCGACTATAAAACCGAATTCTTAGTCGCAGACCTAAACAAGGCCGCGGTCAAATGCGCGCGTAACGCGATCGATACGTTTAAAAAGTCAAATCCAAATCATCCTTGTTTTTTAGCGGGAGCGATCGGGCCAACAACTCGGACCGCAACACTTTCTCCTGACGTAAACAATCCTGCGTTCCGAGCGGTTACTTTTGACGATTTGGTGGCGACCTTTTATGAACAAGCTCGCGCCCTCGTAGAAGCCGGAGTGGATCTACTTCTTCCGGAAACAAATATCGACACCCTCAATTTAAAGGCCGCCATCTTTGCCATCGAACAAGTTTTCGAGGATCTTCAGGTTAGAATTCCTGTTTGTCTTTCCGTGACGATCACGGACGCTTCCGGGAGAACCCTTTCCGGACAAACCGTGGAAGCGTTTTACAATTCCATCGCTCACGCAAAGCCGTTATCGGTAGGAATCAACTGCGCGTTAGGCGCTGACGAGATGAGACCTTATATCGAAGAACTCTCCAGAGTAGCATCGTGTATGATCAGTTGTTATCCGAATGCCGGGCTTCCAAACGCGTTCGGGGGATACGATCAAACACCGGAAGAATTCGGGAAATACATTCAAGAATTTGCAAGTTCCGGTTGGTTGAATATTGCCGGCGGTTGTTGCGGAACAACTCCGGAACACATTGCCGCGGCCGCAAAAGCGGTTCAAGGGAAAAAACCGCGAGTCATTCCTCAAATCCCGGAAGTCACAAGACTATCCGGACTCGAACCTTTGAACATCACTCCAGACAAAGGGTTTCTACTCGTTGGAGAAAGAACAAACGTAACCGGATCACCCCGCTTTAAAAAGCTCATCATAGAAGGAAATTTCGAAGAAGCCGTTTCCGTAGCCTTACAACAAGTGGAAGCCGGAGCCAATATTATCGATATCAACTTCGACGAAGCCTTGTTAGACGGGGAAGCTTCGATGAGACATTTTTTAAATCTCATCGCGGGAGAACCGGACATCGCGAAAGTTCCGTTCATGATCGATTCTTCCAAATGGACCGTATTGGAAGAAGGTCTGAAATGTATCCAAGGAAAGCCGATTGTGAACTCGATCTCCCTGAAAGAAGGAGAGGAGAAATTCTTAGAACACGCTCGTAAGATCCAGAGATACGGCGCCGCCGCGATCGTGATGGCTTTTGACGAACAAGGCCAAGCGGCAACCAAGGACGAAAAGGTTCGGATTTGCAAACGAGCGTACGATCTTCTCGTGACAAAGGCGGACTTCAATCCCGTCGACATCATCTTTGATCCGAACATTCTAACGGTTGCGACCGGGATCGAGGAACACAACAACTATGCGATGGATTTTATCGACGCCATCCGAGAAATCAAAAAACTCTGTCCGGGCGCGAAAGTTTCCGGCGGTTTATCTAACGTGTCTTTTTCTTTCCGAGGAAACAACCCGGTAAGGGAGGCGATGCATTCCGTATTCTTATATTATGCGATCCAAGCGGGAATGGATATGGCGATCGTGAACGCGGGGATGCTCGCGGTTTACGAAGAAATCCCGAAAGATTTATTAGTATATGTTGAAGACGTAATCCTAAACAGAAGACCGGATGCAACAGAACGTCTCGTTGAATTTGCGGAAAGCGTCAAGTCCGGAGACAAAGCAGAAAAAAAAGAGGAGACTTGGAGAGAAGGGACTTCCGTCGAAGAAAGACTTTCTCATGCCCTCGTCAAAGGAATCGTAGAATACATCGATCAAGATACGGAAGAAGCACGTCTTAAATACGGACGTCCGTTAACCGTCATCGAAGGCCCTCTCATGGATGGGATGAAAATCGTTGGGGAGCTTTTCGGCGCGGGAAAAATGTTTCTTCCTCAAGTCGTAAAAAGCGCGCGAGTAATGAAAAAATCCGTCGCCTATCTTTTACCTTTTATGGAAGAAGAAAAAAAGAACAACCAAGACACATCTTCACGTCCAAAATTCCTAATCGCGACCGTAAAAGGGGACGTTCATGATATCGGCAAGAATATCGTGGGAGTAGTGCTCGCATGTAACAATTACGAGGTTATCGATTTGGGAGTGATGGTGCCCGCTGACAAAATTCTCGAAGAAGCAAGAAAGCATAACGCGAGCATCATTGGCCTTTCCGGACTGATTACACCTTCTTTGGACGAGATGGTTCACGTCGCATCCGAGATGAAACGGACCGGATTCAGTGTTCCACTTTTAATCGGAGGCGCAACGACAAGTTCCGCGCATACTGCCGTTAAGATCGCACCCGCTTATGATCAACCTGTCGTTCATGTCGTGGATGCTTCTCGCGTAGTGAACGTGGTCAATCAACTCCTTCATCCCGATCTCAACGAAGCATATTCCCAAAAGATCAAAGAAGATCAACTCGCGGCGAGGGAAAATTATTTCAATACAAGAGCGGAGAGAAAACTTGTTTCCCTCGATCAAGCAAGGGAAAACAAAGAAGTGATCGATTGGTCTACGACCCAAATCGACAAACCGGCGTTTACCGGAATCAAAGTGTTCGACGAAGAAGTTTCGCTGGAGACTTTGATTCCATTTATCGATTGGACCCCCTTCTTCACGGCTTGGGAATTGAAAGGAAGATATCCGGCCATTTTAGAAAGCGAATCCACCGGGAAACAAGCGAGAGAACTCTTCTCGGATGCGCAAAAACTCATGAAGAAGATTACGAATGAGAAATTATTCCGAACCAAAGGTGTGATCGGAATTTTTCCCGCAAATAGCGTAGGAGACGATATCGAAGTCTACGAAGACGAATTCCGTTCGAACTTGCTAACCGTATTCCATACTCTACGCCAACAGATTCAAAAAGAGGATGCAAAGGAGCCTAACTATTGTTTGGCGGACTACGTAGCGCCGAAAGAATCGGGGAGAATCGATTATATCGGAGGATTCGCTGTAACGACCGGACATGGTGTGGAAGAGTTCGCAAAAGAATTCGAGAAGAATCTAGACGATTATAATTCGATCATGGCTAAGGCGTTAGGCGACCGTTTTGCAGAAGCATTCGCTGAATACATACACTATAAGGTGAGAAAGGAATATTGGGGATATGCAAAGGATGAAAATCTTTCTCCGGAAGATCTGATTCGAGAACGTTATAGGGGAATTCGTCCGGCCGCAGGATATCCTGCGTCTCCGGATCATACCGAAAAAAGGGTTCTTTTTGATCTTCTAGAAGCGGAGAAGAATACGGGAATCACGCTCACGGAACATTTCGCGATGTGGCCTGCAAGTTCCGTAAGCGGTTTGTATTTTGCGCATCCACAATCCAAATATTTCGCAGTCGCAAAGATCAGTCGGGATCAGATTGAAGAATATGCGAAGCGCAAAGGAATGACGATCGAAGAGACAGAACGTTGGCTCGCGCCGAATCTGGCCTACGATCCGCTTGCGGTTTCGATCGCGAGATAA
- a CDS encoding LIC_20087 family outer membrane protein: MNEKKSLILSSFLFLFGVSVFSVEDPYFSPFEPYHLSRDFDLNRQKYLQVIAIPYKDPMELKLGPDSQTFQETKSPSPIFTVTPGLSFSGMFQPFLFSVVPSGNVNFLPVSETVFVNEVPSRSGKLLSGAFSEKRTMDRITDSRNQIQGFGMQNWNSNPLQNGSSSGVMFLYMKRHAGLEMDFNARMIGNQAGLAVLESAKSTIAFNYSVFPEIGESSKMNFFVQFSSVKRFQDRNGVFSLSDPQTNNARGLKSYEYYLNPGISFSSRNLSLEGMVRVPVPTAAQLQSGEQHLWMQEVQGLLGIKYSFSETSPK, translated from the coding sequence ATGAACGAAAAAAAGTCCCTCATTCTATCTTCTTTTTTGTTCCTCTTTGGGGTTTCCGTTTTTTCCGTGGAGGATCCCTATTTTAGTCCGTTCGAACCGTATCATCTTTCCCGTGATTTCGATCTCAATCGTCAGAAATATCTGCAAGTGATTGCGATACCCTACAAGGACCCGATGGAACTCAAATTGGGACCGGACTCACAAACCTTTCAAGAGACAAAATCCCCGTCCCCGATTTTTACAGTAACCCCCGGTCTTTCCTTTTCGGGAATGTTTCAACCGTTTTTATTTTCCGTGGTTCCGAGTGGGAACGTAAATTTCCTTCCCGTTTCCGAAACCGTATTCGTGAATGAAGTTCCGAGTCGATCGGGAAAACTTCTTTCCGGCGCTTTTTCCGAAAAACGGACGATGGATCGAATTACGGATTCCAGAAATCAGATACAAGGTTTTGGAATGCAAAACTGGAATTCCAATCCACTTCAAAATGGAAGCAGTTCCGGCGTGATGTTTCTTTATATGAAACGTCATGCGGGATTGGAAATGGATTTTAACGCGAGAATGATCGGAAACCAAGCCGGTCTCGCAGTCTTAGAATCCGCAAAGTCCACAATCGCTTTCAACTACTCCGTTTTCCCAGAAATCGGAGAAAGTTCTAAGATGAATTTCTTTGTTCAATTTTCGAGCGTAAAACGCTTTCAGGATCGAAACGGAGTTTTTTCTTTGAGCGATCCGCAGACAAACAACGCTCGTGGTCTGAAATCTTATGAATACTATCTCAATCCGGGAATTTCTTTTTCTTCCAGAAACCTAAGCTTGGAAGGAATGGTGAGAGTCCCGGTTCCGACTGCGGCTCAACTTCAATCCGGAGAACAACATCTCTGGATGCAAGAAGTTCAGGGCTTACTCGGAATCAAATATAGCTTTTCCGAAACTTCTCCTAAGTAA
- a CDS encoding ATP-dependent 6-phosphofructokinase, which yields METKIKNFGECTVPSPADYEYYTSDSSRLLFRTVFQSKEDWNSYIESGPDFFEQAGPREKIFFRPKEVTAGIVTCGGLCPGINDVIRGIVMELFYRYGVSRILGFPFGYQGLVKKYSHKPIELTPERVAHIVEEGGSMLGSSRGNQSPVDMVDYLSLYGVKVLFCIGGDGTLRGAREIVDEIAKRGEEISVIGIPKTIDNDINYVQKTFGFSTAFSKAMEAVECAHVEAKGAPNGIGLVKLMGRHSGFIAVNAALASRNVNYCLIPEVNFDLHGNGAFLDELKKRIQKKGHAVIIAAEGAGQHFFETTGERDPSGNLKLKDIGIFLKDTMTDFFKKENIPVNIKYIDPSYIIRSIPANPEDSVFCGFLAQNAVHAAMAGKTDMVVGMWNNVFTHLPISVAIQERKVLQPDRSTLWRSLLASTGQPAHMLAK from the coding sequence ATGGAAACAAAGATAAAAAATTTCGGCGAGTGTACCGTGCCGAGTCCTGCGGATTATGAATACTATACTAGCGATTCTTCCAGGCTGTTGTTTAGAACCGTTTTTCAATCCAAGGAAGATTGGAATTCTTACATTGAAAGTGGTCCCGATTTTTTTGAACAAGCCGGTCCTCGCGAAAAAATTTTTTTCCGCCCCAAAGAAGTGACCGCAGGGATCGTAACGTGCGGCGGCCTCTGCCCAGGAATCAATGACGTGATCCGAGGAATCGTCATGGAACTTTTTTACCGTTACGGAGTTTCTCGGATTCTCGGGTTTCCTTTCGGCTACCAGGGCCTTGTCAAAAAATATTCTCATAAACCGATCGAACTCACTCCGGAGCGCGTGGCACATATCGTAGAAGAAGGGGGTTCTATGCTCGGTTCTTCACGAGGGAATCAATCTCCGGTCGATATGGTCGACTATCTCAGCCTCTACGGCGTCAAGGTTCTCTTTTGCATCGGAGGGGACGGAACCCTTCGAGGAGCTCGGGAGATCGTGGACGAGATCGCAAAACGAGGAGAAGAAATTTCGGTCATTGGAATTCCGAAAACCATAGACAACGATATCAACTACGTCCAAAAGACATTCGGTTTTTCTACTGCGTTTTCCAAAGCGATGGAAGCGGTGGAATGTGCCCACGTCGAGGCAAAAGGAGCGCCTAACGGAATCGGTCTTGTGAAACTTATGGGAAGGCACTCCGGTTTTATCGCGGTGAACGCGGCCCTTGCTTCACGAAACGTAAACTACTGCCTGATTCCCGAAGTCAACTTCGATCTCCACGGAAACGGAGCCTTCTTAGATGAGCTCAAAAAAAGAATCCAAAAAAAGGGCCACGCCGTGATCATCGCCGCCGAAGGAGCGGGGCAACATTTTTTTGAAACCACGGGGGAAAGAGATCCTTCGGGGAATCTCAAACTCAAGGACATCGGAATCTTTCTCAAGGACACGATGACCGACTTTTTCAAAAAAGAAAATATCCCCGTGAATATCAAATACATCGATCCGAGTTATATCATCCGTTCGATTCCCGCCAACCCGGAAGACTCGGTCTTCTGCGGTTTTTTGGCTCAGAATGCGGTGCACGCGGCCATGGCCGGCAAAACCGATATGGTTGTAGGAATGTGGAACAACGTTTTCACACACCTTCCGATCTCGGTCGCGATTCAAGAAAGAAAGGTCTTACAACCGGATCGAAGTACGCTCTGGAGATCGCTCCTCGCTTCCACGGGACAACCGGCGCATATGTTGGCGAAATGA
- a CDS encoding SpoIIE family protein phosphatase: MSERQLSLSLISDITARINSTDDLEELLGIIIETTKDVLNSEGCSLLLYDRDEDCLVFNVAKGTKGESLATLKVPRGKGIAGMVLETLEPVIVNDAANDSRIYRNIDETVGFVTKNLICVPMSTQGEIQGVLEAVNSLGREEFTNKDIKVLQYLSDLAAIAIRNRRLIRDLKSRANELDCLFQLSQAISNIAEMDQFLNLTVHSISEVMGAERVSLIFFNPKSGKYELKKSIGFSLEEEEHFINEKEGVISKILETGAPILVQNATALAEEWIRPERYKTKSFISVPIRQDGKIIGILNAADKTSGNSFDNADQNILSTISNQIAEAYNSLLSKDQKEKLNSIRRDMQIASQIQVNSLPNIPKKIQGLELETSYIASKEIGGDFYDLIYHNPDEVSVLIADVSGKGIAAALFMEFSKTIISGEVSRNSSTSISLMSANRIIQEKSGYFMFVTVMLARINMAKRRIRFSSAGHNEQLLYKAKDKKVTSLSGKGMPLGIKESEIDEHEIDYAPGDLLILYTDGVSEAMNESNEMYGLENLTKLIERNGEMPLGALKELIIDTTDAFRGDADPHDDYTLFMVRLP, encoded by the coding sequence ATGAGTGAAAGGCAATTATCCTTATCCCTAATCTCCGATATTACGGCGAGAATCAACTCGACCGACGACCTGGAAGAACTCCTCGGGATCATCATAGAAACTACAAAGGACGTCCTCAATTCGGAAGGATGTTCTCTTCTTCTTTACGATCGCGATGAAGACTGTCTTGTCTTCAACGTTGCCAAAGGAACGAAGGGAGAATCCCTCGCAACTCTGAAAGTCCCCAGAGGAAAGGGAATTGCGGGGATGGTTTTGGAAACACTGGAACCGGTGATCGTAAACGACGCGGCAAACGATTCTAGAATTTATAGAAACATAGACGAAACGGTCGGATTCGTAACAAAGAATTTGATCTGTGTTCCAATGAGTACCCAAGGAGAAATCCAAGGGGTTTTGGAAGCGGTGAATTCCTTGGGGCGAGAAGAATTCACCAATAAGGACATTAAGGTTCTTCAATATCTTTCCGATCTCGCGGCGATTGCGATTCGGAATCGAAGACTCATCCGCGATTTGAAAAGTCGGGCAAATGAATTGGATTGTCTCTTTCAACTCAGTCAGGCGATCTCGAACATCGCTGAGATGGATCAATTCTTAAATCTCACCGTTCATTCGATTTCGGAAGTGATGGGCGCGGAACGAGTTTCCCTGATTTTTTTCAATCCGAAGAGCGGAAAATACGAACTCAAAAAAAGCATCGGTTTTAGTCTCGAAGAAGAGGAACATTTCATCAACGAGAAGGAAGGGGTGATCAGTAAGATCTTAGAAACCGGTGCGCCGATCCTCGTACAAAATGCGACCGCTCTCGCGGAAGAATGGATCCGCCCCGAACGATACAAGACGAAGTCCTTCATTTCGGTTCCGATCCGACAAGACGGAAAGATCATCGGAATTCTCAACGCCGCAGATAAAACATCGGGAAACAGCTTCGACAACGCGGATCAAAACATTCTGAGTACGATTTCGAATCAGATCGCGGAAGCTTATAATTCTCTTCTTTCCAAGGATCAAAAGGAAAAGCTCAATTCGATCCGAAGAGATATGCAGATCGCGTCTCAGATCCAAGTGAATTCTTTGCCGAACATTCCCAAAAAAATCCAAGGATTGGAATTAGAGACGAGTTATATCGCTTCCAAAGAAATCGGCGGAGACTTTTACGATCTCATCTATCACAATCCGGACGAAGTGAGCGTTCTCATCGCGGATGTTTCCGGAAAGGGAATCGCCGCGGCACTCTTTATGGAATTTTCGAAGACGATCATCTCTGGAGAAGTTTCCAGAAATTCTTCGACGAGCATCAGTTTGATGAGCGCGAATCGAATCATCCAAGAGAAGTCCGGTTACTTTATGTTTGTCACTGTGATGCTCGCAAGGATCAACATGGCGAAAAGAAGAATCCGATTCTCCAGCGCCGGGCACAACGAACAACTTCTCTACAAAGCGAAAGACAAAAAGGTGACGAGCCTTTCCGGGAAAGGAATGCCGCTTGGGATCAAAGAATCCGAAATCGACGAACACGAAATCGATTACGCGCCCGGAGATCTACTCATCCTCTATACCGACGGAGTGAGCGAGGCGATGAACGAATCGAACGAGATGTACGGACTTGAAAATCTTACGAAGCTCATCGAAAGAAACGGAGAAATGCCGCTCGGCGCGCTCAAAGAATTGATCATCGATACAACGGACGCGTTTCGTGGAGACGCGGATCCGCACGACGACTACACCCTCTTTATGGTTCGTCTTCCTTAA
- the argB gene encoding acetylglutamate kinase, which produces MEKLFERVNHILEALPYITKYSGKTVVIKYGGAAMAKADLKESFAKDIVLLKYVGIHPVIVHGGGPEINRLLESLKIPTEFVHGHRVTDSQTMDVVEMVLTGKVNKQIVSMINAQGGNAVGISGKDGNLAKATKTPIEIELEGQEKQLFDVGLVGKIEMINPEILLNLQKEGFIPVISPVAESATGDSLNINADTFAGEVAGALKAEKLILLTDTEGILIDGKLATGLNRGKVKDYIRKGEISGGMIPKVECCLTAIDQGVRRTHIIDGRVPHSILIEIFTDQGIGSLIE; this is translated from the coding sequence ATGGAAAAACTTTTCGAAAGAGTCAATCATATCCTCGAAGCCCTCCCTTACATCACAAAATATTCGGGCAAGACGGTCGTGATCAAATACGGCGGCGCCGCGATGGCGAAAGCCGATTTGAAAGAATCTTTTGCGAAAGACATCGTTCTTTTAAAATATGTCGGAATTCACCCCGTGATCGTACACGGAGGCGGACCCGAAATCAATCGTCTTCTTGAGAGTCTAAAGATTCCGACTGAGTTCGTTCACGGACATAGAGTGACCGATTCGCAAACCATGGACGTGGTGGAAATGGTTCTCACTGGAAAGGTGAACAAACAAATCGTCTCTATGATCAATGCACAAGGCGGGAACGCAGTGGGAATTTCCGGAAAGGACGGGAATCTTGCCAAGGCAACAAAAACCCCGATCGAGATCGAGCTGGAAGGTCAAGAGAAACAACTCTTCGACGTGGGACTTGTAGGAAAGATAGAAATGATCAATCCCGAGATTCTCCTCAATCTTCAAAAAGAAGGATTCATTCCTGTGATATCGCCCGTGGCTGAATCCGCCACGGGCGATAGTCTCAACATCAACGCCGACACGTTTGCGGGAGAAGTCGCAGGCGCACTCAAAGCGGAGAAGTTGATTCTTCTTACGGATACGGAAGGAATTCTGATCGACGGAAAACTTGCGACCGGACTCAACCGAGGAAAGGTGAAGGACTATATTCGAAAAGGTGAAATTTCCGGCGGAATGATCCCCAAGGTCGAATGTTGTCTCACTGCGATCGATCAAGGAGTCAGAAGAACTCATATCATCGACGGAAGAGTTCCTCATTCTATTTTGATTGAAATTTTTACGGACCAAGGAATCGGTTCTCTGATCGAGTAA